The following are from one region of the Paracoccus sp. S3-43 genome:
- a CDS encoding glucan biosynthesis protein D, with amino-acid sequence MTTDRFNRRHLLQAALGGGAFFLLPHLARAQGASGESRPFSFDRLRDTARDLAARPHVPDDIPDADILDQVDYDRHNQVRFRADRSLWRGQGRISPVQPFFPGMYFRNPVRIHTVQDGMATEVPFSLDLFDIPEGHPARQLTRTKGFAGFRVQDAETEIDWMAFLGASYWRTSGYSGQFGLSARGLAIDTAIPDGPEEFPLFTHFWLEPAENGDLTAYALLDSPRATGAYRIVSRRGDGVSQDITATVFLRDAVERLGIAPLTSMFWFGKTDRHIAPDWRPEVHDSDGLEILSGNGERIWRPLNNPPGTMVNSFDAPSVKGFGLMQRERDFAQYQDDGVFYDRRASAWITPQGDWGDGAVVLTELRTDDEIHDNIVAFWQPAGPTAKGQSHDFAYRLDWVRDNPAISEIGHFTAVRLGAGGVPGQPRPKDVVKVVCDFAGPNLAGLGREDGLTIAATTAQARVSNTAVYPVVGTDDWRALFDLSFGPGDDPIDLRAYVDHKGTAMTETLILQLFPSQLRALLASTP; translated from the coding sequence ATGACCACCGACCGTTTCAACCGCCGCCACCTGCTGCAAGCCGCCCTGGGCGGCGGGGCGTTCTTCCTGCTGCCGCATCTGGCGCGCGCGCAAGGCGCATCCGGCGAAAGCCGGCCGTTTTCCTTCGACCGGCTGCGCGACACGGCCCGCGACCTGGCCGCCCGCCCCCATGTCCCGGACGACATTCCCGATGCCGACATCCTGGATCAGGTGGATTACGACCGCCACAACCAGGTCCGCTTCCGCGCCGACCGCAGCCTGTGGCGCGGGCAGGGCCGGATCTCTCCGGTGCAGCCGTTCTTTCCCGGCATGTATTTCCGCAACCCGGTGCGGATCCACACCGTTCAGGACGGCATGGCGACCGAAGTGCCGTTCTCGCTGGATCTGTTCGACATTCCCGAAGGCCACCCGGCCCGGCAACTGACCCGCACCAAGGGTTTCGCGGGCTTCCGCGTCCAGGACGCCGAAACGGAAATCGACTGGATGGCGTTCCTGGGCGCGTCCTATTGGCGGACCTCGGGCTATAGCGGGCAGTTCGGGCTGTCGGCGCGGGGGCTGGCCATCGACACCGCGATCCCCGACGGCCCCGAGGAATTCCCGCTGTTCACCCATTTCTGGCTTGAACCGGCCGAGAATGGCGACCTGACCGCCTATGCGCTGCTGGACAGCCCGCGCGCGACCGGCGCCTATCGCATCGTCTCGCGGCGCGGCGACGGCGTGTCGCAGGACATCACCGCGACGGTCTTCCTGCGCGACGCGGTGGAACGACTGGGCATCGCGCCGCTGACCTCGATGTTCTGGTTCGGCAAGACGGACCGCCACATCGCCCCCGACTGGCGCCCCGAGGTGCATGATTCCGACGGGCTGGAGATCCTGTCGGGCAATGGCGAACGCATCTGGCGGCCGCTGAACAACCCGCCGGGGACCATGGTCAACAGCTTCGACGCCCCCTCGGTCAAGGGGTTCGGGCTGATGCAGCGCGAACGCGATTTCGCGCAATATCAGGACGACGGCGTCTTCTACGACCGCCGCGCCAGCGCCTGGATCACGCCGCAGGGCGATTGGGGCGACGGCGCCGTGGTCCTGACCGAACTGCGCACCGATGACGAGATCCACGACAATATCGTGGCCTTCTGGCAGCCCGCCGGGCCGACCGCCAAGGGCCAGAGCCACGATTTCGCCTATCGGCTGGACTGGGTGCGCGACAATCCGGCGATCAGCGAGATCGGCCATTTCACCGCCGTCCGGCTGGGCGCGGGCGGGGTGCCGGGCCAGCCGCGTCCCAAGGACGTGGTCAAGGTCGTCTGCGACTTTGCCGGGCCGAACCTTGCGGGCCTGGGACGCGAGGACGGGCTGACCATCGCGGCAACGACGGCGCAGGCGCGGGTGTCGAACACCGCCGTCTATCCCGTGGTGGGCACGGATGACTGGCGGGCGCTGTTCGACCTGTCCTTCGGCCCCGGCGACGATCCCATCGACCTGCGCGCCTATGTGGACCATAAGGGCACGGCGATGACGGAAACGCTGATCCTGCAACTGTTCCCGTCGCAACTGCGCGCGCTGCTGGCCAGCACGCCCTGA
- a CDS encoding malonyl-CoA synthase: protein MTANLFHILETGIADPGATAVETDAGERISYGDLVARAGRMANALVSLGVAPGDRVAAQVEKSVQAVILYLATVRAGAVFLPLNTGYTPAEIDYFIGDATPAVFVCDPAKADALSDAAARAGARIVTLDAKGQGGLTDAAAGAPADFATVPCAADDLAALLYTSGTTGRSKGAMLTHGNLVSNTQALRDAWRYTADDVLIHALPIFHTHGLFVATNVTLFSGASMIFLPRFDPDRILGLMDRATVLMGVPTFYVRLLQDDRLDRDSTAGMRLFISGSAPLLTETHRDWQDRTGHAILERYGMTETNMNASNPYEGDRIAGTVGTPLPGVEIVVTDPDTGAELPQGKIGMIEVRGPNVFKGYWQMPEKTAAELRANGFFITGDLGTFDERGYLHIVGRGKDLIITGGYNVYPKEIESEIDALPGVVESAVIGLPHRDLGEGVTAVVVPAGADAISEAEVLAALDGRLAKFKRPKRVLFLDELPRNTMGKVQKNLLRDRYGDLYR from the coding sequence ATGACCGCGAACCTGTTCCACATCCTCGAAACCGGCATCGCCGATCCCGGCGCCACCGCCGTCGAAACCGATGCGGGCGAACGCATCAGCTATGGCGATCTGGTCGCCCGCGCCGGGCGGATGGCCAACGCGCTTGTGTCGCTGGGGGTCGCGCCGGGCGACCGGGTGGCCGCGCAGGTGGAAAAATCGGTGCAGGCGGTCATTCTCTATCTGGCGACCGTGCGGGCGGGGGCGGTCTTTTTGCCGCTGAACACCGGCTATACCCCGGCCGAGATCGACTATTTCATCGGCGACGCCACGCCTGCGGTCTTCGTCTGCGACCCGGCCAAGGCCGATGCGCTGTCCGATGCCGCCGCGCGGGCCGGCGCGCGGATCGTGACGCTGGACGCCAAGGGGCAGGGCGGCCTGACCGACGCCGCCGCCGGTGCCCCGGCCGATTTCGCCACCGTGCCGTGCGCGGCCGACGATCTGGCGGCGCTGCTCTATACCTCGGGGACGACGGGGCGGTCCAAGGGCGCGATGCTGACCCATGGCAACCTGGTGTCGAACACCCAGGCGCTGCGGGATGCCTGGCGCTATACGGCGGATGACGTGCTGATCCACGCGCTGCCGATCTTTCACACCCATGGGCTGTTCGTGGCGACCAATGTGACGCTGTTCTCCGGCGCGTCGATGATCTTCCTGCCCAGGTTCGACCCGGACCGGATCCTTGGCCTGATGGACCGGGCGACGGTGCTGATGGGCGTGCCGACCTTCTATGTTCGGCTGCTTCAGGACGACCGGCTGGACCGCGACAGCACGGCGGGGATGCGCCTGTTCATCTCGGGGTCGGCGCCGCTGCTGACGGAAACGCATCGCGACTGGCAGGACCGCACCGGCCACGCCATCCTGGAACGATACGGGATGACGGAAACCAACATGAACGCGTCCAATCCCTATGAGGGCGACCGGATCGCGGGCACCGTCGGGACGCCCCTGCCGGGGGTGGAGATCGTCGTGACCGATCCCGACACCGGCGCGGAACTGCCCCAGGGCAAGATCGGCATGATCGAGGTGCGCGGCCCGAACGTCTTCAAGGGCTATTGGCAGATGCCCGAAAAGACCGCCGCCGAACTGCGCGCGAACGGGTTCTTCATCACCGGCGATCTGGGGACATTCGACGAACGCGGATACCTGCACATCGTCGGGCGCGGCAAGGATCTGATCATCACCGGCGGCTACAACGTCTATCCCAAGGAAATCGAATCCGAGATCGACGCCTTGCCCGGCGTGGTCGAATCCGCCGTGATCGGCCTGCCGCACCGCGATCTGGGCGAGGGCGTGACGGCGGTGGTCGTGCCCGCCGGCGCGGATGCGATTTCCGAAGCCGAGGTGCTGGCGGCCCTGGACGGGCGGCTGGCGAAGTTCAAGCGGCCCAAGCGGGTGCTGTTTCTGGACGAGCTGCCGCGCAACACCATGGGCAAGGTGCAGAAGAACCTGCTGCGCGACCGCTACGGCGACCTGTATCGCTGA
- a CDS encoding malonyl-CoA decarboxylase: MTRTVQTSRSNRFGDLFDMLTDRGRALLRWRDPAGRVTAPPGLPEMGELLLSRRGEASGVALARALLAAFEEADEPQRLDFLATLADRFGPDPRAVGKAVAAIQAQPDSVEAIEALHNAAEPRRQELFRRLNLAPGGTAALVRMREELLRHLKDNPSLRRVDSDFAHLFASWFNRGFLVLRHIDWNTPAAILEKIIRYEAVHAIQNWDDLRGRLQPTDRRCYGFFHPQLVDEPLIFVEVALTKAIPDTVAPLLDLDRTPIEADQADTAVFYSISNTQRGLAGVSFGNFLIKQVVEELKAELPDIQTFVTLSPVPGFAAWLAQARQGGDLLDDDLRAALTPLDQPGWHVDPDAAQALREPLLAAAAIYFLRARDAKGRAVDPVARFHLGNGACLERLNFGGDVSANGLKQSHGLMVNYLYDLDRIEANHEAFAERTQIAASDSVRRHLPAPAATKEKP, encoded by the coding sequence ATGACCAGGACCGTGCAGACCTCTCGCTCGAACCGCTTTGGCGACCTGTTCGACATGCTGACCGACCGGGGCCGCGCCCTGCTGCGCTGGCGCGATCCGGCGGGGCGGGTGACCGCGCCCCCCGGCCTGCCCGAGATGGGCGAACTGCTGCTGTCGCGCCGGGGCGAAGCGTCGGGCGTGGCCCTGGCCCGCGCCCTGTTGGCCGCCTTCGAGGAGGCGGACGAGCCGCAGCGGCTGGACTTTCTGGCGACCCTTGCCGACCGTTTCGGTCCCGACCCCAGAGCCGTCGGCAAGGCCGTGGCGGCCATCCAGGCCCAGCCCGACTCGGTCGAGGCGATCGAGGCGCTGCACAATGCCGCCGAACCCCGCCGCCAGGAACTGTTCCGCCGCCTGAACCTGGCCCCCGGCGGCACGGCGGCCCTGGTCAGGATGCGCGAGGAACTGCTGCGCCATCTCAAGGACAACCCGTCCCTGCGCCGGGTGGACAGCGATTTCGCGCATCTCTTCGCGTCCTGGTTCAACCGAGGCTTTCTGGTGCTGCGCCATATCGACTGGAACACCCCCGCCGCGATCCTGGAAAAGATCATCCGGTACGAGGCCGTCCATGCCATCCAGAACTGGGACGACCTTCGGGGCCGCCTGCAACCGACCGACCGGCGCTGCTATGGCTTCTTCCACCCGCAACTGGTGGACGAGCCGCTGATCTTCGTCGAGGTCGCGCTGACCAAGGCGATCCCCGACACCGTGGCCCCGCTGCTGGATCTGGACCGCACCCCCATCGAGGCCGATCAGGCGGACACGGCGGTGTTCTATTCCATTTCCAACACGCAGCGGGGGCTGGCGGGGGTGTCCTTCGGCAATTTCCTCATCAAGCAGGTGGTCGAGGAACTGAAGGCGGAACTGCCCGACATCCAGACCTTCGTCACCCTGTCCCCGGTGCCGGGCTTCGCCGCCTGGCTGGCCCAGGCGCGGCAGGGGGGCGATCTGCTGGACGACGACCTGCGCGCCGCCCTGACGCCCTTGGACCAGCCGGGCTGGCATGTCGATCCCGACGCGGCGCAGGCCCTGCGCGAGCCGCTGCTGGCCGCCGCCGCGATCTATTTCCTGCGCGCCCGCGACGCCAAGGGCCGGGCGGTGGATCCCGTCGCCCGCTTCCACCTGGGCAACGGCGCCTGCCTGGAGCGGCTGAATTTCGGGGGCGACGTGTCGGCCAACGGGTTGAAACAGTCGCACGGGCTGATGGTCAATTACCTCTATGACCTTGACCGGATCGAGGCCAACCACGAGGCCTTCGCCGAACGCACCCAGATCGCCGCATCGGATTCGGTGCGCCGCCACCTGCCCGCGCCAGCCGCCACGAAAGAAAAGCCATGA
- a CDS encoding AbrB family transcriptional regulator has protein sequence MTGGLRRRQAATVLIGLAGVALFSVLRLPLPFLFGPMIASLVAALWGVRLAGPGQASVAARSVLGVAIGASVTPALVAELPSMLASVAIIPFYIAAIGLVGVPFFRRFCGFDLVTAFYAAMPGGATDMTIFATEAGANIRQVSLVHVTRLLVIMIVGPLVLVGIYGVELTHPVGQPATNIPVLELAVMAAAALLGWKAAERAGLFGAAILGPLIAAAALSLLGVLHMRPPREALLAAQFLIGIGIGVSYVGVTLRELRETVAGGAVFVLILAVIAGAVTEFVTLTGLAPPVEGFLAFMPGGQAEMSMLALIAGADLSFVVVHHMTRVILVLTGAPILFGLIRRRGRG, from the coding sequence ATGACCGGCGGGTTGCGGCGGCGGCAGGCGGCCACGGTGCTGATCGGCCTGGCCGGGGTCGCGCTGTTTTCGGTGCTGCGCCTGCCGCTGCCCTTCCTGTTCGGGCCGATGATCGCGTCCCTGGTCGCGGCCCTGTGGGGGGTGCGGCTGGCCGGGCCGGGCCAGGCCTCGGTCGCGGCGCGGTCGGTGCTGGGGGTGGCCATCGGCGCATCCGTCACCCCGGCGCTTGTGGCCGAACTGCCGTCGATGCTGGCATCCGTCGCGATCATCCCCTTCTATATCGCCGCCATCGGCCTGGTCGGGGTGCCGTTCTTTCGCCGCTTCTGCGGCTTCGACCTGGTGACGGCCTTCTATGCCGCGATGCCGGGGGGCGCGACGGACATGACCATCTTCGCGACCGAGGCCGGGGCGAATATCCGCCAGGTCTCGCTGGTCCATGTGACGCGGCTTCTGGTCATCATGATCGTCGGCCCGCTGGTGCTGGTGGGCATCTATGGCGTCGAACTGACGCATCCGGTGGGCCAACCCGCAACCAACATTCCGGTCCTGGAACTGGCCGTGATGGCCGCTGCCGCCCTGCTGGGCTGGAAGGCGGCCGAGCGGGCCGGCCTGTTCGGCGCGGCGATCCTTGGCCCGCTGATCGCGGCGGCGGCGCTGTCGCTGCTGGGCGTCCTGCACATGCGCCCCCCGCGCGAGGCGCTGCTGGCCGCGCAATTCCTGATCGGCATCGGCATCGGCGTCAGCTATGTCGGCGTCACCCTGCGCGAACTGCGCGAAACGGTCGCGGGCGGGGCGGTCTTCGTGCTGATCCTGGCGGTGATCGCGGGCGCGGTGACGGAATTCGTCACCCTGACCGGCCTTGCCCCGCCGGTCGAGGGCTTCCTGGCCTTCATGCCCGGCGGACAGGCCGAGATGTCGATGCTGGCGCTGATCGCGGGGGCCGATCTCAGCTTCGTGGTGGTCCACCACATGACCCGCGTGATCCTGGTGCTGACCGGCGCGCCGATCCTGTTCGGGCTGATCCGGCGGCGCGGGCGCGGCTAG
- a CDS encoding HWE histidine kinase domain-containing protein, whose product MNENTISDASLAGQPIDLTNCDREPIHIPGSIQPHGCLLACDNTARRVVYRSANAAAMLDLPGDPLGLPLAEVIGSEPAHRLLNALAVSGQKPRPALVFGMTVNGQELDATVHRFKGRTIVEFEPASDRLGTIISLSRTVIERLRATDDTERLIAQAAMLMQAQLGYDRVMVYQLGENGAGKVVAEAKLDEQESFRGQYFPASDIPQQARALYLRNPIRVIGDASFAPVPVLGDDPQAEPLDLSYAHLRSVSPIHCEYLRNMGVAASMSVSIIIDGALWGLIACHHHSPKVLGMADRAAAEMVGEFFSMHLDALTRKQARDAELDARRALDDLLVDASRNEDAGQALQSRLPDLAGLIAADGIAMWLDGCWTALGHAPDRAQAAPILALSEGLPEGQVFQTDCLSDLLPAADGLTAQPAGVMIIPLSRRPRDFLFYFRREAVQTLDWAGDPNKTYATGPFGDRLTPRKSFAIWKETVRHKSHPWSEADRRFAEALRIAVVEVLLFNSEVLADERARAAVRQRMLNQELNHRVKNILAVIQSLVSRKPRDDEALGDYADALRGRIRALAFAHDQVVRDDQGGLLGDLLGAELGPYADDGRPIRLDGPAVALDGRAFSVMALIFHEMATNAAKYGALSRPGGHLSVDWQIDSDGHCRIRWTEDGLEGLVPPQRSGFGSALIEQSLPFDLGGESRIDYRPQGIAAAFLLPADFIRLADPGPLARPRPIAAQASGHPLSGRRVLLVEDQTLIAMSLQAELEDHGLHVTGRAATVAAALALIQADPPDLAVLDVNLTAEDSLPVAETLRARTIPFVFATGYGRDIGLPEGFAEIPIVGKPYQIGDILQKLAEAEGRAR is encoded by the coding sequence ATGAACGAAAACACCATCTCCGATGCCTCGCTGGCCGGCCAGCCCATCGACCTGACCAATTGCGACCGAGAGCCGATCCACATTCCCGGCAGCATCCAGCCCCATGGATGCCTTCTGGCCTGCGACAACACCGCGCGCCGGGTGGTGTATCGCTCGGCGAACGCGGCGGCGATGCTGGATCTGCCGGGCGATCCCCTGGGCCTGCCCCTAGCCGAGGTGATCGGATCCGAACCCGCGCACCGGCTGCTGAACGCGCTGGCGGTGTCGGGCCAGAAGCCGCGCCCGGCCCTGGTCTTCGGGATGACGGTGAACGGCCAGGAACTGGACGCCACCGTCCACCGCTTCAAGGGCCGCACGATCGTCGAATTCGAACCCGCCTCGGACCGGCTGGGGACGATCATCAGCCTGTCGCGCACGGTGATCGAACGGCTGCGCGCCACCGACGACACCGAACGGCTGATCGCCCAGGCCGCGATGCTGATGCAGGCGCAGCTGGGTTATGACCGGGTGATGGTCTATCAACTGGGCGAGAACGGCGCGGGCAAGGTCGTGGCCGAGGCCAAGCTGGACGAACAGGAAAGCTTTCGCGGCCAGTATTTCCCGGCCAGCGACATCCCCCAGCAGGCCCGCGCGCTGTATCTGCGCAATCCGATCCGGGTGATCGGCGACGCGTCCTTCGCGCCGGTGCCGGTCCTGGGCGACGATCCCCAGGCCGAGCCGCTGGATCTGTCCTATGCCCATCTGCGCAGCGTGTCCCCGATCCATTGCGAATACCTGCGCAACATGGGGGTGGCGGCGTCGATGTCGGTGTCGATCATCATCGACGGGGCGCTGTGGGGGCTGATCGCCTGTCACCACCACTCTCCCAAGGTGCTGGGCATGGCGGACCGCGCCGCCGCCGAGATGGTGGGCGAGTTCTTCTCGATGCACCTGGACGCGCTGACCCGCAAGCAGGCGCGCGACGCCGAACTGGACGCGCGGCGCGCCCTGGACGACCTGCTGGTCGATGCCAGCCGGAACGAGGATGCGGGCCAGGCCCTGCAAAGCCGCTTGCCCGATCTGGCGGGGCTGATCGCGGCGGACGGCATCGCCATGTGGCTGGACGGCTGCTGGACCGCCCTGGGCCACGCCCCGGACCGGGCGCAGGCCGCGCCGATCCTGGCGCTGTCCGAGGGCCTGCCCGAAGGCCAGGTGTTCCAGACCGACTGCCTGTCCGACCTGCTGCCCGCTGCCGACGGCCTGACCGCCCAGCCCGCCGGGGTGATGATCATCCCGCTGTCGCGGCGGCCGCGCGACTTCCTGTTCTATTTCCGCCGCGAGGCCGTGCAGACGCTGGACTGGGCGGGCGATCCGAACAAGACCTATGCCACCGGCCCGTTCGGCGACCGCCTGACTCCGCGCAAGAGCTTCGCGATCTGGAAGGAAACCGTCCGCCACAAAAGCCACCCCTGGTCCGAGGCCGACCGCCGCTTTGCCGAGGCGCTGCGCATCGCCGTGGTCGAGGTGCTGCTGTTCAACAGCGAGGTGCTGGCCGACGAACGCGCCCGCGCCGCCGTCCGGCAGCGGATGCTGAACCAGGAACTGAACCACCGGGTCAAGAACATCCTGGCGGTGATCCAGTCGCTGGTCAGCCGCAAGCCCCGCGACGACGAGGCGTTGGGCGATTATGCCGATGCGCTGCGGGGCCGCATCCGGGCCCTGGCCTTCGCCCATGACCAGGTGGTGCGCGACGACCAGGGTGGGCTGCTGGGCGACCTGCTGGGGGCGGAACTTGGCCCCTATGCGGACGACGGCAGGCCGATCCGCCTGGACGGCCCGGCGGTGGCCCTGGACGGGCGGGCCTTTTCGGTCATGGCGCTGATCTTTCACGAGATGGCGACGAATGCCGCGAAATACGGCGCCCTGTCCCGGCCGGGCGGTCATCTGTCGGTGGACTGGCAGATCGACAGCGACGGCCATTGCCGGATCCGCTGGACCGAGGACGGGCTGGAAGGGCTGGTCCCGCCGCAGCGGTCGGGTTTCGGATCGGCGTTGATCGAACAGTCGCTGCCCTTCGACCTGGGGGGCGAAAGCCGCATCGACTATCGCCCGCAGGGGATCGCCGCCGCCTTCCTGCTGCCCGCCGATTTCATCCGCCTTGCCGATCCCGGCCCGCTGGCCCGGCCCCGGCCCATCGCGGCACAGGCCTCGGGCCATCCCCTGTCCGGCCGCCGCGTCCTGCTGGTCGAGGATCAGACGCTGATCGCCATGTCGCTTCAGGCCGAGCTGGAGGATCACGGCCTGCACGTCACCGGCCGCGCCGCCACGGTCGCCGCCGCCCTGGCGCTGATCCAGGCCGATCCGCCGGACCTGGCGGTCCTGGACGTGAACCTGACGGCCGAGGATTCGCTGCCCGTGGCCGAAACCCTGCGCGCCCGGACCATCCCCTTCGTCTTCGCCACCGGCTATGGCCGCGACATCGGCCTGCCGGAGGGCTTTGCGGAGATCCCCATCGTCGGCAAGCCCTATCAGATCGGCGACATCCTGCAAAAACTGGCCGAGGCCGAGGGGCGGGCGCGCTGA
- a CDS encoding biliverdin-producing heme oxygenase — MTETRDLHVRLDEAIGSFADPVAYRAFLSGSYAFRAAVEPALTRSGWQVRRLAPLIALDLADLDMPRPALPDAPVLADPAARAAACYVLEGSALGARLLARRAAAQGFTPERGARHLAAQTASPRRWRQFLDWLEGADISPAPAVATARAVFGLALRAYGVKAPA, encoded by the coding sequence ATGACAGAGACACGCGACCTGCATGTCCGCCTGGACGAGGCGATCGGCAGCTTTGCCGACCCGGTGGCCTATCGCGCCTTTCTGTCCGGCAGCTATGCGTTCCGCGCGGCGGTCGAACCGGCGCTGACCCGCAGCGGCTGGCAGGTGCGGCGCCTGGCCCCGCTGATCGCGCTGGATCTGGCCGATCTGGACATGCCGCGTCCCGCCCTTCCCGACGCGCCGGTTCTGGCCGACCCCGCGGCGCGGGCCGCCGCCTGCTATGTGCTGGAGGGTTCGGCCCTGGGCGCGCGGCTGCTGGCGCGGCGCGCGGCCGCGCAGGGCTTCACGCCCGAACGCGGCGCCCGCCACCTGGCCGCGCAGACCGCATCCCCGCGCCGCTGGCGGCAGTTCCTGGACTGGCTGGAGGGCGCCGACATTTCCCCGGCCCCGGCGGTGGCGACCGCGCGCGCCGTCTTCGGGCTGGCGCTGCGGGCCTATGGGGTCAAGGCGCCGGCATGA
- a CDS encoding glyoxylate/hydroxypyruvate reductase A: MRVLFAAPDALWPEWAPALTALAPEMDLLRPDPAGADPAGIDAIIYAPGGPVDDLSPFVNARLVQSLWAGVERIVANPTLTQPLARMVDPGLAQGMAEYCTGWAMRAHLGMDAYAQDGRWRNGVTPRLARDRQVTILGMGELGRSVATMLGGIGFRLAGYSASGRAVPGVRVFGRDGLDRALAGAEILIALLPDTPQTRGLLDAERLALLPQGAWLINPGRGTVLDDAALLAALDGGRLGHAVLDVFRTEPLPPGHPFWSHPGVTVTPHIAAETRVQTAAPVAVENLRRAMAGRPVLHLVDRGRGY; encoded by the coding sequence ATGCGCGTCCTGTTCGCCGCCCCCGACGCGCTGTGGCCGGAATGGGCGCCCGCCCTGACGGCCCTTGCGCCCGAGATGGACCTGCTGCGCCCCGATCCGGCAGGCGCCGACCCGGCCGGCATCGACGCGATCATCTATGCGCCGGGCGGCCCGGTCGACGACCTGTCGCCCTTCGTGAACGCGCGGCTGGTGCAAAGCCTGTGGGCGGGGGTCGAGCGCATCGTCGCCAACCCCACCCTGACGCAGCCGCTGGCGCGGATGGTCGATCCGGGGCTGGCGCAGGGGATGGCGGAATATTGCACCGGCTGGGCGATGCGCGCCCATCTGGGGATGGACGCCTATGCCCAGGACGGGCGGTGGCGCAACGGCGTGACGCCTCGGCTGGCCCGCGACCGGCAGGTGACCATCCTGGGGATGGGAGAGCTTGGCCGCAGCGTTGCCACGATGCTGGGCGGGATCGGCTTCCGGCTGGCGGGATACAGCGCCTCGGGGCGGGCGGTGCCCGGGGTGCGGGTCTTCGGGCGGGACGGCCTGGACCGGGCGCTGGCGGGGGCCGAGATCCTGATCGCCCTGCTGCCGGATACGCCGCAGACGCGCGGGCTGCTTGACGCGGAACGGCTGGCGCTGCTGCCGCAAGGCGCCTGGCTGATCAATCCCGGACGCGGCACGGTGCTGGACGACGCCGCGCTGCTGGCGGCCCTGGACGGCGGCCGGCTGGGCCACGCGGTGCTGGACGTGTTCCGCACGGAACCGCTGCCGCCCGGCCATCCCTTCTGGTCCCATCCCGGCGTCACCGTGACCCCTCATATCGCCGCCGAGACGCGGGTCCAGACAGCCGCCCCCGTCGCGGTGGAAAATCTGCGCCGCGCCATGGCGGGCCGCCCTGTCCTGCATCTGGTGGATCGCGGGCGCGGTTACTGA
- the rodA gene encoding rod shape-determining protein RodA, translated as MSYLDYKVAQTPTGIRKILYLNWPLVFLIAAVAGIGFLMLISVAGGRVDIWAKPQMYRFAAGMVIMIALAFVPMWFWRGISVPAYLCCFLLLVAVELVGEIGMGAQRWIDLGPIRLQPSELMKISLVLLLAAYYDWLAPHRVSKPLWVLIPVVLILAPTALVLIQPDLGTSIMLVAGGGIMMFAAGVSLWYFAAVIAAAVGMVAAVLESRGTDWQLLKDYQFRRIDTFLDPAADPLGAGYNIIQSQIALGSGGWSGRGFMQGTQSRLNFLPEKHTDFIFTVLAEEFGFVGAMSLLGLYTLIIGFCLYSALSNRDRFAALITVGISGTFFLYFSINMATVMGMLPAKGSPLPLVSYGGTSLMILMLGFGLVQAAHVHRPR; from the coding sequence ATGTCCTATCTTGATTACAAGGTCGCCCAGACCCCGACCGGCATCCGCAAGATCCTGTATCTGAACTGGCCGCTGGTCTTCCTGATCGCGGCGGTGGCCGGCATCGGCTTTCTGATGCTGATCTCTGTCGCCGGGGGCCGGGTCGACATCTGGGCCAAGCCGCAGATGTATCGCTTTGCGGCGGGCATGGTCATCATGATCGCGCTGGCCTTCGTGCCGATGTGGTTCTGGCGCGGGATTTCCGTGCCTGCCTATCTCTGCTGCTTCCTGCTGCTGGTCGCGGTCGAACTGGTGGGAGAGATCGGCATGGGCGCGCAGCGCTGGATCGACCTCGGCCCGATCCGGCTGCAACCGTCCGAGCTGATGAAGATCTCGCTCGTGCTGCTGCTGGCGGCCTATTACGACTGGCTGGCGCCGCACCGGGTGTCGAAGCCCCTGTGGGTGCTGATCCCGGTGGTGCTGATCCTGGCGCCGACGGCGCTGGTGCTGATCCAGCCGGACCTGGGAACCTCGATCATGCTGGTGGCGGGGGGCGGCATCATGATGTTCGCGGCGGGCGTGTCGCTGTGGTATTTCGCCGCCGTGATCGCCGCCGCCGTGGGCATGGTCGCCGCCGTCCTGGAAAGCCGGGGCACCGACTGGCAGTTGCTGAAGGATTACCAGTTCCGCCGCATCGACACCTTCCTGGACCCGGCCGCCGATCCCCTGGGCGCGGGATACAACATCATCCAGAGCCAGATCGCGCTTGGATCGGGCGGCTGGTCGGGGCGGGGCTTCATGCAGGGCACCCAGTCGCGGCTGAACTTCCTGCCCGAGAAGCACACCGACTTCATCTTCACCGTCCTGGCCGAGGAATTCGGCTTCGTCGGCGCCATGTCGCTGCTCGGCCTCTATACGCTGATCATCGGCTTCTGCCTCTATTCGGCGCTGTCGAACCGCGACCGCTTCGCGGCGCTGATCACGGTGGGCATCAGCGGGACATTCTTCCTGTATTTCTCGATCAACATGGCCACCGTGATGGGGATGCTGCCCGCCAAGGGATCGCCCCTGCCGCTGGTCAGCTATGGCGGCACGTCGCTGATGATCCTGATGCTGGGCTTCGGGCTGGTGCAGGCCGCCCATGTCCACAGGCCGCGATGA